GCTGCTCCGCTGCTCGTGGGTTGTGCCGCTCTCGCCTTCTCCGCCTCTGCAAGCGCTTTCGGCCAGGGAACGATCTCGCTGGGCTCCATTCAGTTCGAGCGCAAGGCCGGCTGCTGGAGCACCTCGCCGGCAGTCAATCTGCGCGGGGTCTCCGCCAACCTGAACGAGAATCACCTCTTCGAGTTCGGCTGGTGGTTCCGCGTCGCTGGCGACAGCCAAGAGACCGCTTTCCCACCGCCCGACACGGAGCAGTACGCCGGCGCGCAGTCGGTTCACACCTGGAATGATGTCGGCGGCCGCGGGCTCTTTTCCGCCGTGGAGAGGGCGACGATCCACGACCTCGACAATGGCTCACCCGACGCAGTCGTCGTGGTGGCGATGGAGCTCCACAATCTCAGCGCGAGCCAGAGTCTGGGGCTCGAGCTCTTCAACATGGCGGACTTCGATCTCCAGCCCAACGGCGCCGACGACACCGCTCGCGCAGTCGAATGGACACCGAGCCTGATCCTCGAACTTCAGGACGCCGGAGCGAGCTTCGCTCAGTACACCCTCAGGCGGACGCCAGGAATCGGCACTCACTATCTCGTGCGCCCGTACGGCGCGAGCGATGTCGGTGCCGTCCTGTCGGACGCCGCGATGACGACCTTCGACGACAGTGGCGCGCCTTTCGGCCCCGGCGACTTCACCGCCGGGGGGCAGTTCACGCCACTCCTCGGCCCCTTGACCTACAAGATTGTCACTGTCTACCTGGCGGTGAACTACAGCTCGAACTGCATGGATTCGACCGGCCTCTTCTGCGACGGCCTCGAGCGCGGCAATACCTCGCTCTGGAGCCTGGCTGCCCCCTGAGCCCCCTGTGGGCCCCCGGCGCCCCCGGGCTGGCATCGGTGTCGCCGCGACGAATGGTAACGTCTGGATCCGTAGGGGATTCGAGCCCTCAAGCCCAGGAAAGTCTGCCGAAAAGGAGGCCATTTGGCCCTGCCGCGCGAGTTTGCCAGCGACAACACGGCACCGGTCCATCCGGCGGTGCTCGCGGCCTTGACGGCCGCCAACGAGGGCCCGAGTCCGGCCTACGGCTTCGACTCCTGGACCGCCCGGGCGGTCGACTGGTTCCGACAGCAGTTCGGCGGCGATACCGCGGTCTTCCCGGTGTGGAACGGCACCGGCGCCAATGTGGTCGCTCTGCGTGCCCTCACCCGGCCCTGGCAGGCGGTCGTCTGCACGGAGCAGGCGCACATACAGGTCGACGAGTGCGGCGCGCCGGAGCTCCTCGCGGGGTGCAAGCTCCTCGACGTCCCCACCCGGGACGGCAAGCTCACGCCGGCGATGCTCCGGGAGTCGATGCGGGGAGTCGGCGACTTTCATCACGTCCAGCCGGCGGTGGTGTCGATCACGCAGGTGACCGAGTACGGCACGGTCTACACCCGCGAGGAGCTCGTCGCCCTGTGCGCCGCGGCGCGCGACCTGGGACTCCGGGTCCACATGGACGGCGCGCGCATCGCCAACGCGGCGGCCGCTCTCGGTCTCCCCCTGCGCGCCTTCACCCGGGACGCCGGCGTCGACATCCTCTCCTTCGGTGCCACCAAGAACGGCGCCATGGGCGCCGAGGCGGTCGTCGTCTTCGACCCGGGCCTCGCCGGCGAGATGCTCTTCCTGCGCAAGCAGTCGATGCAGCTCCCCTCGAAGATGCGCTACCTCTCGGCGCAGTTCCTCGCCCTCGCCGAAGACGATCTCTGGCTGGCGAACGCCCGGCACGCGAATGCCATGGCCCAGCGCCTCGCCGCCGGCGTGCGGACGATCCCCGGCGTCGAGATCACCCAGAAGGTCGAAGCCAGCGCCGTCTTCGCCACCCTGCCGCGCGCAGTCAGCGAGCGCCTGCAGCAGCGCTTCCACTTCTACTTCTGGAACCACTCCCCCGAGGAGGTCCGCTGGATGACCAGCTGGGCCACGAACGCCGAAGATGTCGACGAGCTCGTCGCCGCAATCCAGGCGGAGATGGCGAAGGCCCCCGGCTGAGGTCCGCTACTTCTTCTTGTCCTTCTTCTTGCTGTCTTGGCTGCTCTGCTTCTTCTGCTTGTCGCTCTTCGCTTTGTCCTTCTTGCCGCCCTTGTCGCCCATGTCGTTCTCCTTGGTGTCGTCGAGTCCGGCGTTTCGATTTCCGGAGCACCGCGCCGCTCCGGCCTCAAGGCCGAAGATCCTAATGAGTTTCGATCCGAAACGAAACTGCTCGGACGCGGGAGTGTGAGCGGAGCCCGGCGCGCTAGGGCCGACACTCCTGAAGGACTTGAGCTATTTCGCTTGGCTCTTACGGGTCGACGAGGGCTCGGCGGTCGAAGGCTCGGGCGGTTGCTGCCGGACTCGGACCCCTTTTCAGTTCGAGGCGTTTCCCGAGCTACGCAGGGCGTCGATGGCGGCGGCGACTCCCGCCTGCCAGGCGGGCGAGCAGAGATGGCTCATCACCACCAGGCACAGCTCCAGACGCACGGAGTCCGAGGACGACGCGACGCCGGAGAAGGCAGCGCGAACCCGGCCTTCGTCCAACGGAGCGTTCAGCACCGGATCCTCGACTTCGACCCCAGCGTGCTCGACGCCCAGAAGATCGTAGGTGCGAGCCAGCACCTCCGCACGCGAGCTGAAGTGGACCTGTACCAGGAGGTCGAGAAACGGCCGCGCTGCCAGCCTCACCAGACCCGAGCGTACCGCCGCCGTAAGGCTCTCCTCCGAGGATCGACGCAGCGCCGCCGCCCGGAACCGAAGCGCCTGCGCCAACTCCTCCTCTTCGGGTCGACCCACAGCGCCCTGCAAGACCGCGCGCGCAATGTCCCGGGCGAGCTCCTTCTGCTCCTGCGCTCCCAGACGCCGCCACTCGGCAATCAGGAAGTGATTCTGAGGCGTCTGCATCTGCGCGCTCCAGCGGCCGGCACGAAGCCGAGGCCGCGAAGTGAGAACCTGCTGCCGGACCGAAGCGCGAATCGCCTCAGCCCGGACGGGAGTCCCCGAAAAGGAAACAAGAAACCAATCGTGCCGGAGCCCGGGATCGAACCGGGACGGGTATCGCTACCCGGAGGATTTTAAGTCCCCTGCGTCTGCCATTTCGCCACTCCGGCAAAGTGCTGATTCTTCAACAAACCCTAGCTGGAAGCCCCTTTCCGGCCGTCGGTCTCCGAGGGGAGATTCGGGCCTGTTCGAGGCGGCACTGTGGGATCAGTGTGGGATTGGCCCCTCGCGTCCGGTCGCGGGTTCATGACGTGACGAACTCTACCCCCATCGAAGCCCCCGGCCGAGCGGGGTCGGACGGCATCGTCCGGGTGGCGCTAGCGCCAGGGCCTGTCCTAGGCTGTCACGATCGTTGCTCATGGCCATGCGGCCCAAAAAGGAGAAGTCTGTGCGAAAGCTCTCGCTCTTGGCGATTCTCGTTTGCGCCCTCGCAATACCGCTTCGCGGCCTCGCGGAGGAGCCCGGCCCGAGCGTCGCGGGCGAACTGGTCAAGATTCACGCTGTGCTGGAGAAGATCTCGAACCTGCTCGCCCAACAGACGGACTCGGCCGACCTCGACCTGCTCATGAAGCGTGTCCAGCTCGCACAGAGCCAGGCAACCGACCTCGAGCGTCAAGTCAGAGGCGCCGGCATGCGATTGCAGGGGCTCCAGGATGAGAAACGCAGTATCGAGCTTCAAATCACAATTGGACAGGCAAGTCAGGAATCGGACGAGGGAGGGGAGCTCAGCCCGAGCATGGTCGAAGCGATGGAGCAGAACTGGGAAGAGCAGCGCAAGAATGTGAGCCAGCGGATTGCCTCGACGACCGCCGAGCTCGCCGAAGCTCAAAGTCGCCTGGATGAAAGCAACGCCGCCGTCCACAGCTGGCAGGAGGTCC
Above is a window of Thermoanaerobaculia bacterium DNA encoding:
- a CDS encoding low specificity L-threonine aldolase, which translates into the protein MALPREFASDNTAPVHPAVLAALTAANEGPSPAYGFDSWTARAVDWFRQQFGGDTAVFPVWNGTGANVVALRALTRPWQAVVCTEQAHIQVDECGAPELLAGCKLLDVPTRDGKLTPAMLRESMRGVGDFHHVQPAVVSITQVTEYGTVYTREELVALCAAARDLGLRVHMDGARIANAAAALGLPLRAFTRDAGVDILSFGATKNGAMGAEAVVVFDPGLAGEMLFLRKQSMQLPSKMRYLSAQFLALAEDDLWLANARHANAMAQRLAAGVRTIPGVEITQKVEASAVFATLPRAVSERLQQRFHFYFWNHSPEEVRWMTSWATNAEDVDELVAAIQAEMAKAPG